Genomic window (Geitlerinema sp. PCC 9228):
GCGAAATTCGCCAATATCTCGATAAAGTTCGCGAGGCAGTTTGGGAATATTTGGACGTAGCGCCTCTAGAACACGAAGAACGCCTGTGGCGGTTTATTTTGCAACACGAAAGCCAGCACAGCGAAACCATGGCGCTGGTAGAAAAACTGCTGCAACTGCCCGATATTCCCACGGAAAACGCCGCCATTGCCATTGCTGCTGCCAATCGTTCTGACGATATGGTGAAAATTCCCGCTGGTAGATTTTGCCGGGGAAACAACGGCATGGAGGCATTGGATAACGAACGTCCGGGTCATTGGTGTTTTGTACCCACCTATTGGATCGACCGCTATCCCGTTACCTGTGGCGAATACCAACAGTTTATCGCAGCAGGCGGCTACGAAGACCCCCAATGGTGGACGCCGGCAGGTTGGAAATGGGTGCAAAAACAATCCCGCCGCCAGCCTTTGTACTGGCATTTGCAAAGTGAGAAACCCGACCATCCCGTTTGCGGTGTGAGTTGGTTTGAAGCCACCGCCTATGCCAACTTTGTGGGTAAGCGTTTGCCCACAGAAATCGAATGGGAAAAAGCCGCCAGGGGTCATCCCGATGGCGAAACCCGCCGTTTGTATCCCTGGGGAGATGCCTTTCCCGATGCCACCCGCAGCAACCACGACGGGTATGTGGGAACCACCACGCCAGTAGATGCCTATCCCGAAGGCGCTAGTGCCTATGGGGTTTACGACATGCTGGGCAATGTTTGGGAATGGACTTCATCCCTGTTTGATGGGTATGAAGGA
Coding sequences:
- a CDS encoding SUMF1/EgtB/PvdO family nonheme iron enzyme: MGHIAYTEDLWLLQTCAGLPPVFPQYHQLFSAETSPKQERVNLPSRGEIRQYLDKVREAVWEYLDVAPLEHEERLWRFILQHESQHSETMALVEKLLQLPDIPTENAAIAIAAANRSDDMVKIPAGRFCRGNNGMEALDNERPGHWCFVPTYWIDRYPVTCGEYQQFIAAGGYEDPQWWTPAGWKWVQKQSRRQPLYWHLQSEKPDHPVCGVSWFEATAYANFVGKRLPTEIEWEKAARGHPDGETRRLYPWGDAFPDATRSNHDGYVGTTTPVDAYPEGASAYGVYDMLGNVWEWTSSLFDGYEGFEFYPYPGYSQQYFDGQHYVMRGGSWATRPWVLRSSFRNWYYPHIREIFVGFRLASSG